In Aegilops tauschii subsp. strangulata cultivar AL8/78 chromosome 3, Aet v6.0, whole genome shotgun sequence, one genomic interval encodes:
- the LOC120976932 gene encoding uncharacterized protein: MCNGCQLTSRKPALLGCPLFLQLWSWERFSIGRPDVRVHEPIDAMFDVEGIDMPTFGLCWTRRKRRFASDQTRKAYTALNEQFDAYTGVIWQPYTAAAIQARYPAGMFVLCTRDRDYWMTKSKIIFDVFVEEMAQQRVMRQFGLLQLELPPPIENPVPAHIHRTTRKGMNRTTAEWLVRLEPYVIEWETTNTNLWHENHNFDLDEFNLYLRRYMTGTRLRIVEYSHPEELPDPTPSDMYPSYDTSGSRQYAATLTRKLYDDVTTFGRSLSSGPLLQHRPVVQPFLERIQNKIRTVYEAITCTRRTDVVQHEQEQPRHSMQRHQPRPRLAQQPTTRPPSPDQPGSSTWHPQHYGPTSSFVFSPQPQQHGPSSSFVFSPQPQQHGPSSSFVFQPEQTSHPAGAYGYQASMSASHDTWGSDQHPEDNIQAQMSQHTQWMNMFSTPPPGPTQDTQHDQGESEIPPRHVRAPDRLGWSPIPDPPPRQARRRH; the protein is encoded by the exons ATGTGCAACGGTTGCCAGCTTACATCGAGAAAGCCAGCCCTTCTTGGATGCCCTCTATTCCTACAGCTGTGGTCGTGGGAGAGGTTCTCTATAGGGCGACCAGATGTACGGGTTCATGAGCCTATAGACGCCATGTTTGATGTTGAGGGCATCGACATGCCTACTTTCGGTCTGTGTTGGACTCGTCGCAAG AGACGCTTTGCTAGTGATCAGACCAGGAAGGCGTACACAGCATTGAACGAGCAGTTCGATGCGTACACCGGGGTAATCTGGCAGCCCTACACGGCAGCAGCCATACAAGCGAGATACCCTGCTGGTATGTTTGTGCTATGCACAAGGGACCGAGATTACTGGATGACAAAATCGAAGATCATCTTCGATGTCTTCGTCGAGGAGATGGCACAACAGAGGGTTATGAGGCAATTTGGTCTTCTGCAGTTGGAGCTACCTCCCCCTATAGAGAACCCGGTGCCAGCACACATCCACAG GACGACAAGGAAGGGCATGAACAGGACAACTGCTGAATGGCTAGTTAGACTAGAGCCGTATGTTATAGAATGGGAGACAACAAACACAAATCTATGGCACGAGAATCACAATTTCGATCTCGATGAATTCAATCTCTATTTGCGGCGCTACATGACCGGAACACGGTTACGCATTGTTGAGTACTCCCACCCAGAGGAGTTACCGGATCCTACTCCGTCGGATATGTACCCGAGCTATGATACTTCGGGCTCTAGGCAGTACGCG GCTACCTTGACACGCAAACTGTACGACGACGTGACCACCTTTGGACGATCACTATCGTCTGGACCTCTTCTTCAACATCGTCCAGTGGTACAGCCCTTCTTGGAAAGAATTCAGAATAAGATACGGACTGTGTACGAGGCTATCACGTGCACCCGGAGAACCGATGTTGTTCAgcacgagcaggagcagccgcgtcACTCCATGCAACGACATCAACCACGTCCACGCCTAGCACAGCAGCCGACAACCAGGCCACCCAGTCCTGACCAACCTGGCAGTTCTACGTGGCACCCGCAGCACTATGGTCccacgtcgagcttcgtgttttctccacagccacagcaacacggtccctcgtcgagcttcgtgttttctccacagccacaacagcacggtccctcgtccagtttcgtgtttcagccagagcagacgtcacacccagcag GGGCCTATGGATATCAGGCGTCTATGTCGGCATCACATGATACGTGGGGGAGTGATCAACATCCCGAGGACAACATACAGGCTCAGATGTCGCAGCACACCCAGTGGATGAACATGTTTTCGACTCCTCCACCAGGCCCCACACAGGATACACAGCATGACCAGGGAGAGTCTGAGATTCCTCCTCGTCACGTTAGGGCACCCGACAGGTTGGGATGGTCCCCGAttccagatccgcctccccgccaggccagacgtcgtcactga